A single Thermosynechococcus vestitus BP-1 DNA region contains:
- a CDS encoding glycosyltransferase family 2 protein — protein MAPLLSLCMIVKNEAHQLRRCLQSVQPWVDEIIIVDTGSTDGTIAIACEFTPHVHAVAWQGDFAAARNAALAQATGEWVFYIDADEELVVTDAHWQDQLTAPGAHAINQWSLLRREQSSDRNWSEFWNVRFGRRFPDLHFAGALHEQLCYREREAVVGELQGVYLIHHNQQSQEQFLAKIRDRNIPILETMVQQGDRRLQNLVCLGDHYAACGDSDRSQAWYEQALEEIASAVEQGILPRETTWLRHLLFWVSYRAFEAKDYETAQYYLSYGLRFFDRYPPLLYVAGLFVFELGLPRGALPYFHRCLDLFEAGSYDRTEPFDRQWMTTQPAYSLGYTYMTLQERDRAIAYFQKTLKFNPDYPPAQMYLEQLLRASANQG, from the coding sequence ATGGCTCCCCTGCTGTCCCTGTGCATGATTGTCAAAAACGAAGCCCATCAACTGCGGCGTTGCTTGCAGTCGGTTCAGCCTTGGGTGGATGAAATCATTATTGTGGACACAGGCTCCACCGATGGGACGATCGCCATTGCTTGCGAATTTACACCCCACGTCCATGCCGTTGCTTGGCAAGGGGATTTTGCAGCCGCCCGGAATGCCGCCTTAGCCCAGGCCACGGGGGAGTGGGTCTTTTACATTGATGCCGATGAAGAATTGGTGGTTACCGATGCCCACTGGCAAGACCAATTGACTGCGCCGGGGGCCCATGCCATTAATCAGTGGAGTTTGCTGCGCCGTGAACAGTCTAGCGATCGCAACTGGAGTGAATTTTGGAATGTGCGCTTTGGCCGCCGCTTCCCCGACCTCCACTTTGCCGGCGCACTCCATGAGCAACTCTGCTACCGAGAACGAGAAGCAGTAGTGGGTGAATTGCAGGGGGTTTATCTCATTCACCACAACCAACAAAGCCAAGAGCAATTCCTTGCCAAAATTCGCGATCGCAACATCCCTATCCTCGAAACAATGGTGCAGCAGGGCGATCGCCGACTGCAAAACTTGGTCTGCCTTGGGGATCACTACGCCGCCTGTGGTGATAGCGATCGCTCCCAAGCATGGTACGAACAAGCCCTCGAGGAGATTGCATCTGCTGTCGAACAAGGGATACTCCCTAGGGAGACCACATGGCTACGTCATCTTCTCTTTTGGGTGAGCTACCGCGCCTTTGAAGCCAAAGACTACGAAACCGCTCAGTATTACCTCAGCTATGGGCTGCGCTTCTTTGATCGCTATCCGCCCTTGCTCTACGTGGCTGGGCTATTTGTCTTTGAGCTAGGTTTGCCGCGGGGGGCGCTGCCCTACTTTCACCGCTGTTTAGACCTTTTTGAGGCGGGCAGCTACGATCGCACGGAGCCTTTTGATCGCCAGTGGATGACCACCCAGCCCGCCTACAGTCTGGGCTACACCTATATGACCCTTCAGGAGCGCGATCGCGCCATTGCCTATTTTCAAAAGACCCTTAAATTTAACCCTGACTATCCCCCTGCTCAGATGTACCTGGAACAACTGCTGAGGGCATCGGCAAATCAAGGGTAA
- the sipA gene encoding regulatory protein SipA: MEEVFAVGDRVRLVELPPYVKTAEPMPMLRPASILTLGEEGVILGQQPGNYWVVRLERGAFLLEAKYLKRV; this comes from the coding sequence ATGGAAGAAGTCTTTGCGGTGGGCGATCGCGTTCGCCTTGTGGAACTGCCACCCTATGTGAAAACAGCGGAACCGATGCCAATGTTGCGTCCCGCCAGTATCCTCACCCTCGGTGAAGAAGGGGTGATTCTAGGCCAGCAACCGGGAAACTATTGGGTGGTGCGGCTCGAGCGGGGTGCCTTTTTGTTGGAAGCCAAGTATTTGAAGCGGGTTTAA
- a CDS encoding c-type cytochrome — protein MSLVNTVGAKSAVWRWLLPVLVVLVVGGGWIFSLLLPLRDPYIQAVRATVGDPSRGEQIFILNCAGCHGLDGEGEVGPSLLQISHRRSQVQLIQQIISGNTPPMPKFQAQPQDMADLLSYLKTL, from the coding sequence ATGAGTTTAGTCAACACGGTTGGGGCTAAATCAGCGGTATGGCGGTGGCTGCTGCCTGTCTTAGTCGTACTGGTGGTAGGTGGCGGTTGGATATTTTCCCTCCTGTTGCCCCTGCGGGATCCCTACATTCAAGCCGTACGGGCGACAGTGGGCGACCCCAGTCGCGGCGAACAAATTTTTATCCTCAACTGTGCGGGCTGCCATGGCCTTGATGGCGAGGGGGAAGTCGGCCCTAGCCTCCTGCAGATTAGCCACCGGCGATCGCAGGTACAACTCATTCAGCAAATTATCAGTGGCAATACCCCCCCCATGCCCAAGTTTCAAGCCCAGCCCCAAGACATGGCTGACCTATTAAGCTACTTGAAGACACTCTAA
- a CDS encoding four-carbon acid sugar kinase family protein: protein MTRPKIIVLDDDPTGSQTVHSCLLLTRWDRDTLCRGLADSVPIFFILTNTRALPADMAAAVTRRVCRHLKEAIAQTGTTDYIIVSRSDSTLRGHYPLETDVIAAELGPFDAHFLVPAFLEGGRITRDSQHYLMVEGQPVPVHETEFARDSVFGYHHSYLPDYVAEKTQGRIPASAVERFLLADLRQPAALLDRLARLQGNVCAVVDAETQGDLDQFAAAVLQVASQGKRFLFRSAASLLTALAQLPPQPTPPEAMATYCRPGRYGAVLVGSHVRKTTEQLTALLQEPDVFPIEVPVARLRDSGVAEAEIIAAVLAAVDQAIAQGKTPVIYTSREELTFADAPTRLAFGQRVSEVLMAIVEQLPADLRYLISKGGITSNDVLSKGLNLATVRLLGQVIPGCSVVRTPADHPRFPELPVVLFPGNVGDREALRTVYHRFQGSGTAIWE, encoded by the coding sequence GTGACGCGCCCAAAAATTATTGTCCTAGATGATGACCCCACCGGTTCGCAAACGGTGCACAGTTGCCTGCTGTTGACCCGCTGGGATAGGGATACCCTCTGTCGTGGCCTTGCTGATAGCGTACCCATCTTTTTTATCCTCACCAATACCCGTGCCTTGCCAGCAGACATGGCAGCGGCGGTGACACGCAGGGTTTGTCGTCATCTCAAGGAGGCGATCGCCCAAACAGGGACAACCGATTACATTATTGTCAGTCGTTCCGACTCCACCCTCCGCGGCCACTATCCCCTCGAAACGGATGTCATTGCTGCGGAACTGGGTCCCTTTGATGCCCATTTTCTGGTGCCTGCCTTTTTGGAGGGGGGGCGCATTACCCGCGATAGCCAGCACTACCTCATGGTCGAAGGTCAGCCTGTGCCGGTCCATGAAACTGAGTTTGCTCGCGATTCCGTCTTTGGCTACCACCACAGCTATTTGCCCGACTATGTCGCCGAAAAGACCCAAGGGCGAATTCCAGCCAGTGCTGTCGAACGCTTTTTACTGGCGGATTTGCGGCAGCCAGCGGCTTTGCTTGATCGTTTAGCCCGCTTGCAGGGAAATGTCTGCGCCGTTGTCGATGCTGAAACCCAAGGGGATTTGGATCAGTTTGCTGCGGCCGTGCTTCAGGTGGCCAGTCAAGGAAAACGCTTTTTGTTCCGCAGTGCTGCCAGTTTACTCACTGCCCTAGCACAACTGCCCCCCCAACCCACCCCCCCAGAGGCAATGGCCACCTATTGCCGCCCTGGGCGCTATGGCGCAGTTTTAGTGGGTTCCCATGTGCGCAAAACCACTGAACAACTGACCGCCCTGCTGCAGGAACCCGATGTGTTTCCCATTGAAGTGCCCGTGGCACGATTGCGCGACAGTGGGGTGGCTGAAGCGGAAATCATTGCTGCGGTCTTGGCAGCGGTGGATCAGGCAATTGCCCAGGGGAAAACCCCCGTCATCTATACCAGCCGTGAGGAACTCACCTTTGCTGATGCACCGACACGGTTAGCCTTTGGGCAGCGGGTTTCTGAAGTGCTGATGGCGATCGTTGAGCAGTTACCCGCCGATTTGCGCTATCTGATCAGCAAAGGAGGCATCACCTCCAACGATGTGCTGAGTAAGGGCTTAAACCTAGCCACAGTTCGCCTCTTGGGGCAAGTGATTCCCGGCTGCTCCGTTGTGCGCACCCCTGCTGATCATCCCCGCTTTCCAGAATTACCAGTGGTGCTGTTCCCCGGCAATGTGGGCGATCGCGAGGCACTGCGCACGGTCTATCATCGCTTTCAGGGCAGCGGCACTGCAATTTGGGAATGA
- a CDS encoding RNA-guided endonuclease InsQ/TnpB family protein — protein MEKAFSYRFYPTTEQESLLRKTLGCVRLVYNRALAARTEAWYERKERLDYVQTSALLTQWKKQDDLQFLNEVSCVPLQQALRHLQSAFTNFFAGRAKYPNFKKKRNGGSAEFTKSAFRWKDGKVFLAKCNEPLNIRWSRRLPDGVEPSTVTIRLNPAGQWYISLRFDDPRDLTLQPVDPSVGLDVGMSSLITLSTGEKIANPKHFNRYYKRLRKAQRSLSRKQKGSRNWDKARLKVAKIHQKISDSRKDHLHQLTTRLIRENQTIIIESLAVKNMVKNRQLARSISDAGWGELVRQLEYKAQWYGRTLVKIDQWFPSSKRCGQCGHIVERLPLSVREWDCPKCGAHHDRDVNAAQNILAVGHTVTVCGAGVRPDRHTSGGQLRRSRKSQK, from the coding sequence CTGAGCAGGAATCCCTGCTTCGGAAAACATTGGGCTGTGTTCGGTTGGTTTATAATCGAGCACTGGCAGCGAGAACAGAAGCCTGGTATGAACGAAAAGAGAGACTTGACTACGTTCAAACCTCTGCCTTGCTTACTCAGTGGAAGAAGCAAGATGACCTCCAGTTTTTGAATGAGGTTAGCTGTGTTCCCTTGCAGCAGGCATTGAGACATCTGCAATCTGCTTTCACTAACTTTTTTGCAGGTCGGGCAAAATATCCCAACTTCAAAAAGAAACGCAATGGCGGTAGCGCAGAATTCACCAAGTCTGCTTTTAGGTGGAAAGACGGAAAAGTATTCTTGGCAAAGTGCAACGAACCGCTGAATATTCGCTGGTCGAGACGGCTTCCAGATGGTGTTGAACCATCCACCGTGACCATCAGGCTTAACCCTGCTGGACAGTGGTACATCAGTCTGAGGTTTGATGACCCCAGAGATTTGACACTGCAGCCCGTCGACCCGTCGGTTGGTTTGGACGTAGGGATGAGCAGCCTCATTACCCTGAGTACAGGGGAAAAGATTGCCAACCCCAAGCACTTTAACCGCTACTACAAACGACTCCGTAAGGCGCAGCGGTCTTTGAGTCGCAAACAAAAAGGCTCTCGCAATTGGGATAAGGCGCGGTTGAAAGTTGCCAAGATTCACCAGAAAATCTCTGATTCCAGAAAAGACCATTTGCACCAGTTGACGACTCGATTGATACGTGAAAACCAAACGATCATAATCGAGTCGTTGGCTGTGAAAAACATGGTCAAGAACCGTCAGCTTGCCCGATCCATCAGTGATGCTGGATGGGGCGAACTGGTACGGCAATTGGAATACAAAGCCCAGTGGTATGGTCGGACACTGGTGAAGATTGACCAATGGTTTCCCAGTTCTAAACGCTGTGGACAGTGTGGTCACATTGTTGAGCGGCTGCCATTGAGCGTCCGAGAATGGGACTGTCCTAAGTGTGGGGCGCACCATGACCGGGATGTGAATGCCGCTCAAAACATTTTGGCCGTGGGACACACGGTTACAGTCTGTGGAGCGGGTGTAAGACCTGATAGACATACGTCTGGAGGGCAACTGCGAAGAAGCAGAAAGTCTCAAAAGTGA